GGTCGAAGCCAATACTGAATGCGTAGGTGAGTGCAGAGATAGGCGCGGTGGCGCCGGTGTCTGACACGCACGGCATGTCAGGAGGCTCGGGTATGGCACCCTCGTCACGTGATCGCATCAGCGTCGATTTGCATGGCCTGAAAGCCGCGCTCTTCGAGCGTGCTCACCCGAGTTCGGCCACCACGACCAGGCGGCGGATGTGCGGGAGCGCGCCAGCACCTTCTTGAGCGTGGGCTCCAGCGTCGGCGCCTCGGCCGTATTGCCGTCGAAGACCTCGCGATGGATCGGCATACCGTTGGCCGTCTGCACCACGCCCAGCATGAACTGGCGGGCGATGACGCCTTCCTTGGAGATGCCGAAGTGCCGCACGTCGCCGTCTTGCTGGCTGTGGCCCTCGGCGCGGAGGGTCGTCAGGTCGTAGAAGACCACCGAGAGGTCTTCGTCGATGAGCGGGCGCAGCAGCTGCTGGTGGCTCTGCTTGGCCAGGTCGATGCCCGGCATGCTCACCGTCTGCAGCCAGCGCAGCACACCCAGCTTGGACTCCGGATCGCTAAGCCGGTTGAAGGCCATCACCCGGATCGCCTGCTCGACGGCGGTGGTGAAGCGGGCGCGCCGGAACACCGCCCCCAGGGCATTGAAGCCCAGCTCATGCCACAGCGCATCGAGGGCCCAGACATCCCCCAGGCACGGGCCGACTCGAAGCGCACCTGGAGGTCGCCGCCCGTGGCAACTGGGCGCCCCTTGGCTCGCAACAGGCCATCCGGTAGCGAGTCGACCTGACCGCCGCGCTCGTCGATGCCCAGCATGCCGGCGTAGGTGAGGGCGATGGCCAGCACACCGGCTGCTGGCCCCAGGCCCAGCACGCGCACAAACACCAGCGCCCACACCAGCTCGGGCACGCTGCGCAGCAGCACCAGCAGCCCGCGCACGGCTTGGCGCAGCGCCCAGGCCGCCGAGTGCATGCGACCCGAGAGCGACGAGATGGACACGGCCGCTGTCGATAGCAGCGTCAGCGGTACCGCCAACACCAGCGCCAGCACCAAAGCGGCGGTGGCGATGGCCACGGTGCGCCAGGTTTCACGCAGCACCATCAGAAGGAAATCGGGCGCGGTAGCCGGTGGCAGAAAGCTGCTCAGGAAGTTGAGCGTGACCTTCAGGTTGTCGGGCTCGAAGAAGAGCCAGAGCCGGAAGTCCACCGCCACCAGTGCCGGGCCCAGCAGCGCCAGGGCGGCCAGGGTCCAGAGGACACGGCCGCGCCAGGCGGGGTCGCGGTAAGGGTTCACGGCGGCCGGGCCGGCGCTCAGCAGGGCAGGCATGCGGCGGGCCTTCAGCAGCGCGCGATCTGCAGCACCCGCTCGTCTGGCGACTTGGCGCCGCCCGCAGGCGGCAGCGCGCCGCTGAGCTCGTGTTCGAAGCTCTGGTACAGCGCAGCCAGCCGCTCGCCCGTGACCTCGGCTGCCGGCAGGTCGAACACCAGCCGCCCATCACGCAATCCCAGCACCCGCGGAAAGTGCGCCAGCGCCAGTTCCACCTGGTGCAGAGTGGCCAGTAGCGTGGTGTCGCGTTGCTGCGCCGCCTGCGTGAGCGTGCGCAACGCCTGCTGCGCGCGCGTGGGGTCCAGCGCCGAGAGCGGCTCGTCGATGAGCCACAGCCCGGCCGGCGCCAGCAGCGCACGCGCCAGGCCCACACGCTGGCGTTCGCCGCCGCTCAAGCGGTCCACACGCTCCCAGAGCTTTTCGCCCAGGTCGAACGGCTCCAGCGCGGCGTGCGCGGCCTCGGCACTGCGCGGGCGCAGCAGCGAGGCCACGCTGGCCCACAGGCCCATCGCCGGCAGTCGTGCGGCCAGCACGGCCGTCACCACGCGCTGGCGCGGTGGCAAGGGCGGTGTCTGCGGCGCCAGGAAGAGCTGTGCACGCAGGCGGCGCAGC
This is a stretch of genomic DNA from Ideonella sp. WA131b. It encodes these proteins:
- a CDS encoding ATP-binding cassette domain-containing protein, producing MQLQLHALDVQHPAARSGAAPALRALSLQLAAGEQVAVIGPSGAGKTTLLHAAACALKPSVGQLLLGGQDPWALNAAALRRLRAQLFLAPQTPPLPPRQRVVTAVLAARLPAMGLWASVASLLRPRSAEAAHAALEPFDLGEKLWERVDRLSGGERQRVGLARALLAPAGLWLIDEPLSALDPTRAQQALRTLTQAAQQRDTTLLATLHQVELALAHFPRVLGLRDGRLVFDLPAAEVTGERLAALYQSFEHELSGALPPAGGAKSPDERVLQIARC